GTACTCGGCCTCGCCTTCGTACTTGTCGGCACGCGTGCGGCCGTGCACCGCGAGTGCGGCGATGCCGGCGTCCTCGGCGATCTTCGCAATGGTCAGCGCGTTCTTGTTCTGTCGATCCCAGCCGGTGCGGATCTTCAGCGTTACCGGCACGTCCACGGCGTCCACCACGGCCTTCACGATGCGCGCGACCAACGGCTCGTCCTGCAGCAGCGCCGAGCCAGACCACACGTTGCAGACCTTCTTGGCCGGGCAGCCCATGTTGATGTCGATGATCTGCGCGCCGTTGTCCGCGTTGTAGCGCGCGGCTTCGGCCAGCATCGTGGGGTCGTAGCCGGCGATCTGCACGCTCACCGGCTCGGGCTCGCCGTGGTGGTCCATGCGTTGCCGCGACTTGCGCGTCTGCCACAGGCGAGGATCGGCGTTGGTCATCTCCGACACGGCCAGACCCGCGCCCAGCCGTTTGCACAGCAGGCGGAAAGGCTTGTCGGTGACCCCGGCCATGGGCGCGAGCACCACGGGCGGGTCGATGCGGTAGGGGCCGATCTGCATCCGGCCATTGTACCCGGGTAGCGAAACCCCTGTAGGAGCGCACTTGTGCGCGACCGCAGGCTGCCGGGTTGCCTCTCCGTAGGGTTGTCGCGCACAGGGTGCGCTCCCACAGGGAAGAGCGGGGTTAGTGCGCGGCCTTGGCCGCCAGTGCCTGCGCCTGGGCCGGGTCGTGCTTGTGGCGGAACAGCACTAGGAACAGCACCGCCACGATCAGCGAATAGGTGGCGAAGGTCATCCAGATGCCGTGCCAGTCCTTGCTCTGGTCCGGATGGGTGAAGAACGCCTCGATCACCAGGCCGCTGATGGAGCTGCCCAGCACCGCGCCGATGCCATTGGTCATCAGCATGAACAGGCCTTGCGCGCTGGCGCGGATCGAGGGGTCGCTCTGGCCTTCCACGAACAGCGAGCCGGAGATGTTGAAGAAGTCGAACGCCATGCCGTACACGATGCACGACAGCACGATCATCCACAGGCCCGGACCCGGGTCGCCATAGGCGAACAGGCCGAAGCGCAGCGTCCACGCCAGCATGCTGATCAGCATCACCGTCTTGATGCCGAAGCGGCGCAGGAAGAACGGAATGGCAAGGATGAACAGCGTTTCGGACACCTGCGAGATGGACATGATGATGGCCGGGTAGCGCACGGCCACCAGGTCCTTGTACGCGTCCATCTGCGCGAAGTCGTGCAGGAATGTATCGCCATACGCGTTGGTGAGCTGCAGCGAGGCGCCCAGCAGCATGGCGAACAGGAAGAACACCGCCATGCGTGCATCGCGGAACAGCTTGAACGAGGTCAGGCCGAAGGTATCCAGCCACGACTGGTTGGCCTTGCGCTGGAAACGCGGCGGGCAGGGCGGCAGCGTGAAGGCGTACAGGCCCAGCGCCAGCGCGGCGGCGGCGGCCACGTAGAACTGGCCCGAGGAGGTTTCCAGGCGCATCAGGCTCACCGTCCACAGCGCGGCGATGAACCCCACCGTGCCCCACACGCGGATCGGCGGGTAGTCGCGCACCACGTCCTTGCCGTCGCTCTTGAGCGCGTTGTACGCCACGGCGATGGCGAGCGAGATGGTCGGCATGTAGAACATCATGTTGATCAGCATCACCCAGAACATCAGGCCGGGCGACTGAATCATCGGCACGGCGCACAGCACGGCGGCGCCGCAGATATGGAAGATGCCGTAGAGCTTCTCGGCATTGATGTACTTGTCCGCGATCACGCCCGCGATGGACGGCATGAACAGCGAGGCGATGCCCATGGTCGAGAAGATCGCACCGAACTGCGCGCCCGACCAATGCTTGGTCTGGAACCAGTACGCGCCGATGGTAATGAGCCACGACCCCCACACGTAATATTGCAGGAAGTTCATGGCGGTCAGGCGCAGTCGCAGGCTCATCAGCGTATTCGTGTGCTTCAAACGGTGGTGGACGAAGGGGCGGCGCGCTCCCGCCCCCAGGCCGGGTGCGGGCCTGGCGGGCGAGCCGAAGATCCCCTGCAAACGGCCTGGAACAACCCGGGACCGTGCCAAAATAGCGGCAGCCTAGAGGACCGCCGCAGTGGCGACAAGCTGCGCCGCCGCGAAATATTGCGATCCGATTTCCCCGGGAGACCCCTGTGAACCTGTTCCTGACCATTGCCGTGGTGCATCTGGTGGCCCTGTCGAGTCCCGGTCCCGACTTTTTCTTCGTGTCGCAGACGGCGGTGAGCCGCTCGCGGCGGCAAGCGATGTTCGGTGTCATCGGCATCACCCTCGGCGTCGTCGTGTGGTCGGCGCTGGCGCTGGCGGGGCTTCAGCTGGCGCTGCAGCGGTTGGCCTGGCTGGAACGCCTGATCGCCGTTGCCGGTGGCCTTTACCTGGTGTGGATGGGGTTGAAGATGTTGCGCGGCGCATTCAAGGCGCCGGCCACGCAGGGCGAGCCCGTGCAAGTCCTGCAGCAGAGCGACTGGGCCACCCTGCGCGCCGGCCTGCTCACCAACCTGTCCAATCCCAAGGTGGTGATCTACTTCGGCAGCGTGTTTTCAGCCTTCCTGGGTGATCGCGTGAGCGTGGGCGCGCGCTGGGGGCTCTGGAGCATGGTCGTCGCCGAAACGCTGCTGTGGTTCACCCTGGTGGCCGGCGTGTTCGCGCTGCCGGCCATGCGTCGCGGCTATCTCAGGCTCTCGCGTTGGATCGATGGCCTGGCCGGCACGGTGTTCGTGGCGTTCGGCCTGCACCTGATTTTCGCTCGCAAGGGGTAAGAGACTGCGACTGACCACTTAGCGACTTTACGATTGAGCCTCGCTAAGGGTTAAGGCAGCAGCTTGCCTGGATTGAGGATGCCCTCAGGGTCGAACGCCGCCTTCACGTTGCGCATCAGGTGCAGGGTGGAAGGCTGCAGCGCGAGCGGCATGAACTCCTTCTTGACCAGCCCGATGCCGTGTTCGCCCGACAGTGTGCCTTCGAGCGAGATCACCAGCGCGAAAATCTCAGCCAGGCAGGCGTGGGAGCGTTCGCGTTCCGCATCGTCGCGCGGCAGCAGGTTCACGTGCAGGTTGCCGTTGCCTGCGTGGCCGAAGCTCACGATCAGCACGTCGTGTTTCTTGGCCAGCTGTTTGATGCCATCCACCAGTTCCGGCAGACGGCTGACCGGCACGACCACGTCTTCGTTGATCTTGTTCGGCGAGATGGTGCGTTGTGCCGGGGATAGTGCTTTGCGCGCAGACCACAAGGCTTCGGTTTCCTTCGCGGTCTCGGCCACGCGCAGGTCTTCCAGTCCTTCGCCGCGCGCAGCGCGCGACACGGCGTCCACCGCGCTGGGCAGCGTCTCCGGTTCGCCATCCACTTCGATCATCAGCATGGCGCCGGCCAGCGGCACGCCGTCACCACCATAGTCGCGCGCGAGCTTCAGCGCGACGTCGTCGATGAACTCCAGAGCGCACGGCGTGACCGGCTGCGCCATGATGCGTGCCACCGCGCGCGCGGCAGCGGAAACGTCGCGGTAGGTGGCGCGGATGGTGCGCAGGGCCGACGGCTTGGGCGTGAGCTTCAGCGTGGCTTCGGTGATCAGCGCCAGCGTGCCCTCCGAACCGATCAGCAGGCGCGTCAGGTCATAACCGGTGGCGCCCTTGCTAGTGTAGGTGCCACAGCGGAAGCCTTCGCCGGTGCCTGCGACGGCGCGCAGGCCCAGCGTGTTTTCGCGCGGACTGCCGTATTTCACAGTGCGCGGTCCCGCCGAATTGCAGGCGAGGTTGCCACCGATGCTGCACCAGGGCGATGAGGAGGGGTCCGGCGGCCAGAAAAAGCCGTGGGGCTTCAGTGCCTGCTGCAGGTCGCCGTTGAGCACGCCGGGCTCCACCACGGCAAGGCGATTATCCGGATCGATGCGCAGGATGCGGTTCATGCGCTCGAAGCTCACCACCACACCGCCTTCCACCGGCACCGTCGCGCCGGTGGTGTTGGTGCCGCGCCCGCGCCCGATCACCGGCACGCGATGCGCGCGGCAGGCCTGCATCAGCGCCTCGGTCTGTTCGTGCGTGGTGGGAAACACCACGGCATCGGGCAGGGCGTTGCGGCGCGAGTTGTCATAGGCGTAGGCGAGGCGCTCGGCCATGCCGGTGGCCATGGCATCACCGGGAAAGAGTTGGCTGAGGGCGTCGAGCAGGGCGGCGGGCAGGTTCATGGGGCAAGTATCCCACTCCACCGCGCCGGTCGCTCTGGGAGGCGGCTAGCCGGCGATGTGCGCGACCGGCGCGTTCGTGCGTGTTGGCGGTGGCGTTGGTATGGCGGGTAGCAAGGCTTCGATCCGTTGGCGCACATAGGGATAGAACGGGTTGGAGCTGATGCGCAGGACTGCGTCGAGGTTCAGGATCAGCGCACCGCGCTCGCCACGCGGCGCCGCCGTGCCCAGGCGGATGCCGTAGTCCTCCGACATGTCCGGCTCGGTGCCGTACAACGGATCGTTAGGTGGAAACGGCAGGGCGATGTGCGAGAGCGAGAAGATATTGTCCGGATACCGGATGGGCAGCGGCGTGGCAGTCGCTGTCGTCTGGCCGGCTTCCGTGGTGCGGGCAACAGTGTGGTCGTCGTTCTCCGCGGTATTGCTGACCACCGTGGCGCGATACGACTGCGGGCCGGATGGCAGCATGCGGTTGAGCGCCATGAGCGAGGCCGGCTTCAGCAAGGTATCGAAGCGATGGTCGCGGTTGACATCGAACAGCACGACTTCGCTGCCATTCGCCGGCAGGTGGGCATAGAGCGTGCGCATCACGGCGGAAGCGCTCACCGTATCGTCCACCACCGACTGGAAGGTGAGGATGGGCGGCAGGCGGGAGAGTTGCTTGCCGCGCGCCATGCGCAGCACCTGGCTGCGGATGGCATCGGTCAGCAGGTAGGACTGCCGTGCCGCGTTCACCGGAAACGAGTTGTACTTGTACGGGTTGTATTCCGGCAGCAGGTCCAGCCACGCCGCCTTGGCGAATCGCGGCAGCAGGGCCGGCAGGCCGGCCAACCCGGCGAATCGCGCGAAGCGGGTAACGCCGATCATCGGTGACAGCAGGACGAGCCGCGTCGGCATGGTCAGTTCATGGTGCTCGCAGGCATCCAGCGTGTACTTCACGGCGAGCGCGCCACCGTTCGAATAGCCGACCATGTGAATGGGCAAGTCCGGCCCTACGCGGCGACGCGCCTCGCGCATGGCCAGCCGGGTTGCCGCCAGCCAGTCGGGCCAGTCCACCCGGGTGAGTGAGGCAGGCACGGTGCCATGCCCGGGCACGCGCAGCCCGATGGCGACGAAGCCGTGCGCGCGGTACAGCTCGGCGATGTCGCGCAGGCTGTACGGTGAATCGGTCAGGCCATGGATCAGCACCACGGCACCGACCGGCGTGCCGGTGGGTTCCAGTACGTACGAGCGGTTCCAGTCGTGCGCGAAATGCCCCGGATACATCGGCGCGCCCTGGAAATACCGGTTGGTCGCGACACGCTCGGAAGGTTCGAGCTTGTCCGTGACCTCGGTCTTCACCTGGTCGAACGCGTGTTGTTCCGCCGCCAGATAGCCTGTCCAGTCGGTAGCGTCGAGCTGCGAGGGCGTGAGCTCATCGGGAACGAAGGTCTGCCATGGGGCCAACGGGTCTCCCTGTTGTGAATCCCAGGCTCGGATGCCAAGTAGCGAGACCAGGAATACCAGGGCGACGATGGACGTCCATTTGCCGATCTTGATCAAGGCGCGAAGCATGCGGTCCCCGTGGGCGGGGCCACCGGAGGCGGCCAGCATTCACAGTGTGCCCGAGAAAGCATGGGGAAACCGTAGAAGCTTCCTAAGGCTGGCTTCGGGGGTGTCGTGGCACCTTCTCGAGGGAATTCGCCTGGCCGACGTCGATCGTTCAGCAGCTTTCAAAGGCATGGCGCCAGTGCGCCATGCGCGCGTTGGCGCCCGCACCGTCATAGCTGACGACATCGAAGCGGCACGCGTGTTGGGCGTGCTTCGGATGAGTCGAGAGCCACAGCTGCGCCGCGGCGACCAGACGCGCCTGCTTGCTGGCGGTGACCGAGGCGGCTGCGCCGCCGTGGCTGGCGTGCAGGCGGTGGCGCACTTCGACGAACACGACCGTGTCGCCCTCGAGCATCACCAGGTCGAGTTCGCCGTAGCGCGTGGTGTAGTTGCGATCCAGCAGGACGAAGCCTGCGCGCTGGAGTTCCACGCAGGCCCGTTGTTCGAAGGCGGCGCCCGCGGCGCGCATCAATGCGAGGTCGGCTGCTCGCTCTGCAGCTGCGGCGTGCCGCTGGCATCCGTCGGCGGAGCGAGGGCGGGCGCCGAATCCATCTGCAGGCTGCCGTTGAGCGGACGGGCGAGGCCATCCTGGAACTTGGCCCACACCATGACGCGCCGGATGCGGCCGAACTGGTCGGAGGTCAGCTGTCCGCTGGCGCCCGGCAGGTAGCTGCCAGGATGCGCGCGCAGCCAATCGATGTACGGCGCGAGATTCCACGCGTCCATGCCGAACGCGAACAGGCGCGCCGACGTGCCGCGTGCGGCGGGCAGCTGCGAGGCGATGTCGGCATGGTTGGGCAGGCCCGGCTGCGCGTCGAACAGCCACGGCGAATCGCAGAACTCCACGCCTTCCAGATCGCGGTTGGCGCTTGCATCGTCGGTGCCAGCATAGATATGCGAGGTGCCGAACACCGGCAGGTTGATGTGGGCCAGCTTGAGCTGCGGCAGCAGCAGGCGCGCCTGTTGCGGACGCATGCTGATGAACAGGCCGGTGGTGTTGGGCGTGCCCGGCGGGTTGCCGTTGTCGGTCGGCATGCCGAGGCCGCTGATGGTCGAGGCGAAGTTGACCCCGCTGCCATTGAGGTTGCCCGCGCCGGACAGCTTGCCGCCACGCGCTTCCAGTTCGGCCTTGAACGACTTGGCGGCGCGTTGCGCGAAGTCGTCGTTGCTCACGATGACGAACGCCGTGGTGATGCCGTTCTCCACCATGTGGTCGGCCGCCTGGGCGCCTTCCGTTTCAGGCAGCAGGCCGAATTCGCTGACGCCGCTGGCAGGCAGGCTCTTGTCGTCCGGATGGTTGAGCGCGAGCAACGGCACGGGCAGCTGGGGCAGGCCGAACAGCGCGGATACTTCGCCCCGTGTCAGCGGGCCGATGACGAGCTGTGCGCCATCGGTGACGGCTTGCTGGTATGCCTTGATGGCACCGGCAGCCGTGCCATTGCTGTCATAGATGCGCACGGGCGGACGCGGCGTGTGATTGCGCGCGGAATCGGCATAGGCAGCGAAGAAGCCTTCGCGGATGGCGGTGCCGGCGGCGCCGAGGTTGCCGCTGGTCGGCAGCAGCAGCGCGACGCGCGAGGGCATCTTGAAGCCTTCGCGGACGTTGGCGCCTTCGCCCGGGATCATGGTGCCCACTTCCTGCTCCAGCGCAGGCGCGGGACGGGCCACGGCGACGCCGAGCTGGGTCAGCGCCTCGTTTACCCACGGCAGCATGCGGTCACCCGGTTGCATCGCGGCGGCGCGCTGCTTGAGCGGATCGACGCCGAGCTTGCCGAGCAGCGCCACGACCTGCTTGCGGTTCTGTGCCTGGTCCAGTCCGCTCAGCTGGCCATCCATCTCCACGCGGGAGCGTGCGGCGCCCCACAGATCGCCCGTCTGTTCCATAGCCTGCGAGCGAAGCTCCAGCAGGCGCAGGTTGAGCGTGGGCGGCACGCTGATGTTGGGCTGCGTGGTGAGCTGCAGCGCGCGCGCAGCGTTGTGCTGTTTCAACGCCCACTCGGCCTGCAGCAGGTCCAGTCGCGAGGGCTCGTCGCCGGTGAGGCGCTGGCGGCGGATGGTGTCGAGCAGGGGTGCGGCGCGATCGAGCTGGCCTTCCTGCCGGTAAGTCTCGGCGGCCAGCAACTGGTAGTGGTCGCGATTGCTGCCGGTCTGGGCCAGCGTGAGATACGCCTGGGCGGCTTCGTCGAGCTTGCCCTGCTGGACCAGGGCGTCGGCTTGCTCACTCGCCGCGATCTCGGCAGGCGACCTTTGCGCTGCCGGCGGTACGCAACCTGCAAGTGCCAGAGAAATCAGCAGGGCAACGCCTGCGGCGCGGTACAAGCGCATGGCCAAATCCCTTCGAGCTTTTTTGACGACATGGTCGGCGAATGGGCGATGATAGCCCATTGGAACGCCGCTCCACGGCGCAGGAAGCAGCAAGATGTCACAAATTCAGCCTGGTCTGCTTTGGGTGGTCGCCACGCCGATCGGTCATCGGGATGACTTTTCCGCACGTGCTATTGAAACGTTGCGTAAGGTCGCGGTGATCGCCGCCGAGGACACCCGGCACAGCCGTCCATTGCTGATGCATTACAACATCGGCACGCCGCTGGTGGCCCTGCATGAACACAACGAGCGCGAGGTGGTGGACGCCATCGTCAGGCGCCTGCTGGGCGGTGAATCGGTAGCGCTGATTTCCGATGCGGGCACGCCGCTGATCAGCGACCCGGGCTTTCGCCTGGTGCGCGCCGCGCGCGCGGCGGGCATCCGTTGCGTGCCCGTGCCTGGTGCCTGCGCGGCCATTGCCGCACTTTCAGTGGCCGGCCTGCCCAGCGATCGGTTTGTGTTCGAAGGTTTCTTGCCGCCCAAGGCCGCCGCGCGACGCTCGCGTTTGCAGGAACTTGCGGGCGACGCGCGCACGCTTATCTTTTATGAGTCCTCGCATCGCGTGGCCGAAAGCCTGGCCGACATGCGCGATGTATTCGGCGAGGCGCGCGAAGGCGTGCTGGCCCGCGAACTGACGAAGCTGTTCGAAACCGTGATTGGCGAACCGCTGGGCGAGCTGGCGACGCGTGTTGCGAATGACCCCGACCAGCAGCGCGGCGAGTGCGTGATTCTCGTGGCCGGACGCGGTGAAGAGGCGGATGCACGCGAGGCGGAAGGGCGGCGCGTGTTCGCCATCCTGCGCGAAGAACTGCCCCCGGCGAAGGCGGCCAAGCTGGCCGCGGCCATCACAGGGGCGCCGCGCAAGCTGCTCTATGAGGGCTGATTGCCCCTGAAAAGACCGATTCTCTGAGGTTTTGAGCGCCGCGTTCCATTAGAATGGGCGGCGGAGTCGGCCGGGCAGTCGCGTCGCGCGCAAGCGCGTCGAGGAAAGTCCGGGCTCCATAGGGCAAGGTGCCAGGTAACGCCTGGGCAGCGCGAGCTGACGGCCAGTGCAACAGAGAGCAGACCGCCGAACGGCATCTTCGGGTGCGCGTGGTAAGGGTGAAAGGGTGCGGTAAGAGCGCACCGCGTGCGGGGCTAACGCCGCATGGCACGGTAAACCCCACCTGGAGCAAGACCGAATAGGGGAACGATAACGCGGCCCGCGTTGTTCCCGGGTAGGTTGCTGGAGCCTGGCGGTGACGCCAGGCCGAGAGGAATGACTGTCGCGCCGCAAGGCGTACAGAACCCGGCTTACAGGCCGACTCCGCCTCCTTCACGACCGGTCGTCACCGCCGTGCCCCCTGTGGGCAGGGTGGTGACGGTCGCGTATGGCGGGCCATGAATGGCGATTCATGTCCGGGGCCTTCAGGGGCGGCCGGAAGCGTGACGGATGGCACGGTTGCGGATCAAAAAATCCTAGCCATTCAAACACCTTGGGGTGTTTCCTCAGAAAGGGCTGGAATTACTGCCACATCACCGCCTTTCTCATTGATTCACAAGAAAAATTTCCTTGACAGTCTCAGGGGGCGAGACTATCGTGGGTTCCTGTGTGAAATCGTGGGAATTCGTGGAGCCATACGGTCGTGTTCCAGGGCGAAACCGCCATCACCGTTGACGACAAGGGCCGGCTGGCCATACCGACCGCGTACCGCGAGTTGGTGGCCGACGCCTGCGCCAATCGTCTGGTGATCACCTACAACCCCTTCGAGTCGGGCTGCCTGTGGCTGTTCCCGTACGCGGAGTGGGAAAAGGTGCGCGACCAGGTCAACGGACTTTCCAAGGTCAAGGCGGCCCACCGCGACATGCAGATGAAGCTGGTGGGTGCCGCGGCCGTGGTCGAGCCTGATTCCGCCGTGCGCATCCTGTTGCCGGCAAGCCAGCGCGCGACCACCGGCATCGAGAAGAAGGCGGTTCTGCTGGGCATGGGCAACAAGTTCGAGCTTTGGAGCGAACAAGCCCACCTGGCCAAGATCCGCCAGACCATCGGCGAAGACGAGATCACCGACGACATGGCGGAGCTGCAGCTGTAACCGGCAACGGTGGCGGCGCAGTGGAGTAACGGGACGGGAGCGGGAGTGCGAGCGGCATGGCCGAGCGTTTAGTGCACATCCCGGTGATGCTGGGTGAAGCAGTGGAGGGTCTCGCCGTGCAGGCTGGCGGGCGTTATCTCGATGGCACCTTTGGACGCGGCGGCCACGCCCGCGCCGTGCTGTTGCGCCTCGGGCCGGACGGCCGCCTGTTGCTGATGGACCGCGACCCCACCGCCATCGCTACGGCGCAGACCGAGTTCGCCAGCGACCCGCGCGTGTCCATCCGGCACGCCAACTTCTCCAGCATGGCCGAGTGGAGCGAAACCGCCGGCGGCCTCGACGGCATCCTGCTGGACCTTGGCGTGTCCTCGCCCCAGCTCGACGAAGCCGCGCGCGGTTTCAGCTTCATGGCGGATGCGCCGCTGGACATGCGCATGGACACCACCCAGGGCGAGAGCGCGGCGGACTTCCTCGCCCATGCGTCGGAGAAGGAGATCGCCGACGTGCTGTGGATCTACGGCGAGGAGCGCTTCAGCCGCAAGATCGCCCGCGCCATCGTCGAAGACCGCGCCGAAAACCCCATCACGCGCACCGGCCAGCTTGCCGCGCTGATCGAGCGCCTGATCGGTCGCCGCGAGCCCGGCAAGCACCCGGCCACCCGCAGCTTCCAGGCGCTGCGCATCCGCGTGAATGGCGAACTGGAGGCGCTCGACCGGGGCCTCAACGCTGCGCTCGATCTGCTCAAGGTCGGCGGCCGCCTCTCCATCATCAGCTTCCACTCGCTGGAAGACCGCGCGGTGAAGCTGTTCATCCGCGACCATTCCGGCCGCGTGCAGGGCAGTCGCCGCGGCCCGCCGGTAGCGGCCGCGCCGGCACGCCTCGCCGCTGTCGGCAAGGCGCAGTTTCCCTCGGAACAAGAGCTGTCCGTCAATCCGCGCTCCCGCTCGGCGGTGCTGCGCGTGGCGGAGAAGCTCGCATGAAGGTACTCGGCGGCCTCTTCATGCTCATCCTGATCGCGGCGGTGCTTTCCAGCGCCATCACCGTGGTGTGGACGCGTCATGAGAGCCGCGTGCTGTTCGTCGAGCTGACCCGGCTGCAGAACCAGCGCGACGACCTCAACATCGAATACGGCAAGCTGGAGCTGGAGCAGGCCACCT
This genomic interval from Dyella japonica A8 contains the following:
- the dusB gene encoding tRNA dihydrouridine synthase DusB codes for the protein MQIGPYRIDPPVVLAPMAGVTDKPFRLLCKRLGAGLAVSEMTNADPRLWQTRKSRQRMDHHGEPEPVSVQIAGYDPTMLAEAARYNADNGAQIIDINMGCPAKKVCNVWSGSALLQDEPLVARIVKAVVDAVDVPVTLKIRTGWDRQNKNALTIAKIAEDAGIAALAVHGRTRADKYEGEAEYDTIAAVKGSVRIPIFANGDVVTPQQAKHVLDVTGADAVMVGRGAQGRPWIFREIAHYLATGENLPEPTPAEVCDILVHHLEHLYAFYGELQGVRIARKHLGWYAKDRPENAAFRSVVNRAESAVEQLQLTREYFAVLGDQDRLAA
- a CDS encoding nucleoside permease is translated as MSLRLRLTAMNFLQYYVWGSWLITIGAYWFQTKHWSGAQFGAIFSTMGIASLFMPSIAGVIADKYINAEKLYGIFHICGAAVLCAVPMIQSPGLMFWVMLINMMFYMPTISLAIAVAYNALKSDGKDVVRDYPPIRVWGTVGFIAALWTVSLMRLETSSGQFYVAAAAALALGLYAFTLPPCPPRFQRKANQSWLDTFGLTSFKLFRDARMAVFFLFAMLLGASLQLTNAYGDTFLHDFAQMDAYKDLVAVRYPAIIMSISQVSETLFILAIPFFLRRFGIKTVMLISMLAWTLRFGLFAYGDPGPGLWMIVLSCIVYGMAFDFFNISGSLFVEGQSDPSIRASAQGLFMLMTNGIGAVLGSSISGLVIEAFFTHPDQSKDWHGIWMTFATYSLIVAVLFLVLFRHKHDPAQAQALAAKAAH
- the rhtC gene encoding threonine export protein RhtC → MNLFLTIAVVHLVALSSPGPDFFFVSQTAVSRSRRQAMFGVIGITLGVVVWSALALAGLQLALQRLAWLERLIAVAGGLYLVWMGLKMLRGAFKAPATQGEPVQVLQQSDWATLRAGLLTNLSNPKVVIYFGSVFSAFLGDRVSVGARWGLWSMVVAETLLWFTLVAGVFALPAMRRGYLRLSRWIDGLAGTVFVAFGLHLIFARKG
- a CDS encoding FAD-binding oxidoreductase, yielding MNLPAALLDALSQLFPGDAMATGMAERLAYAYDNSRRNALPDAVVFPTTHEQTEALMQACRAHRVPVIGRGRGTNTTGATVPVEGGVVVSFERMNRILRIDPDNRLAVVEPGVLNGDLQQALKPHGFFWPPDPSSSPWCSIGGNLACNSAGPRTVKYGSPRENTLGLRAVAGTGEGFRCGTYTSKGATGYDLTRLLIGSEGTLALITEATLKLTPKPSALRTIRATYRDVSAAARAVARIMAQPVTPCALEFIDDVALKLARDYGGDGVPLAGAMLMIEVDGEPETLPSAVDAVSRAARGEGLEDLRVAETAKETEALWSARKALSPAQRTISPNKINEDVVVPVSRLPELVDGIKQLAKKHDVLIVSFGHAGNGNLHVNLLPRDDAERERSHACLAEIFALVISLEGTLSGEHGIGLVKKEFMPLALQPSTLHLMRNVKAAFDPEGILNPGKLLP
- a CDS encoding alpha/beta hydrolase, with protein sequence MLRALIKIGKWTSIVALVFLVSLLGIRAWDSQQGDPLAPWQTFVPDELTPSQLDATDWTGYLAAEQHAFDQVKTEVTDKLEPSERVATNRYFQGAPMYPGHFAHDWNRSYVLEPTGTPVGAVVLIHGLTDSPYSLRDIAELYRAHGFVAIGLRVPGHGTVPASLTRVDWPDWLAATRLAMREARRRVGPDLPIHMVGYSNGGALAVKYTLDACEHHELTMPTRLVLLSPMIGVTRFARFAGLAGLPALLPRFAKAAWLDLLPEYNPYKYNSFPVNAARQSYLLTDAIRSQVLRMARGKQLSRLPPILTFQSVVDDTVSASAVMRTLYAHLPANGSEVVLFDVNRDHRFDTLLKPASLMALNRMLPSGPQSYRATVVSNTAENDDHTVARTTEAGQTTATATPLPIRYPDNIFSLSHIALPFPPNDPLYGTEPDMSEDYGIRLGTAAPRGERGALILNLDAVLRISSNPFYPYVRQRIEALLPAIPTPPPTRTNAPVAHIAG
- a CDS encoding YraN family protein, encoding MRAAGAAFEQRACVELQRAGFVLLDRNYTTRYGELDLVMLEGDTVVFVEVRHRLHASHGGAAASVTASKQARLVAAAQLWLSTHPKHAQHACRFDVVSYDGAGANARMAHWRHAFESC
- a CDS encoding penicillin-binding protein activator, with the translated sequence MRLYRAAGVALLISLALAGCVPPAAQRSPAEIAASEQADALVQQGKLDEAAQAYLTLAQTGSNRDHYQLLAAETYRQEGQLDRAAPLLDTIRRQRLTGDEPSRLDLLQAEWALKQHNAARALQLTTQPNISVPPTLNLRLLELRSQAMEQTGDLWGAARSRVEMDGQLSGLDQAQNRKQVVALLGKLGVDPLKQRAAAMQPGDRMLPWVNEALTQLGVAVARPAPALEQEVGTMIPGEGANVREGFKMPSRVALLLPTSGNLGAAGTAIREGFFAAYADSARNHTPRPPVRIYDSNGTAAGAIKAYQQAVTDGAQLVIGPLTRGEVSALFGLPQLPVPLLALNHPDDKSLPASGVSEFGLLPETEGAQAADHMVENGITTAFVIVSNDDFAQRAAKSFKAELEARGGKLSGAGNLNGSGVNFASTISGLGMPTDNGNPPGTPNTTGLFISMRPQQARLLLPQLKLAHINLPVFGTSHIYAGTDDASANRDLEGVEFCDSPWLFDAQPGLPNHADIASQLPAARGTSARLFAFGMDAWNLAPYIDWLRAHPGSYLPGASGQLTSDQFGRIRRVMVWAKFQDGLARPLNGSLQMDSAPALAPPTDASGTPQLQSEQPTSH
- the rsmI gene encoding 16S rRNA (cytidine(1402)-2'-O)-methyltransferase, which produces MSQIQPGLLWVVATPIGHRDDFSARAIETLRKVAVIAAEDTRHSRPLLMHYNIGTPLVALHEHNEREVVDAIVRRLLGGESVALISDAGTPLISDPGFRLVRAARAAGIRCVPVPGACAAIAALSVAGLPSDRFVFEGFLPPKAAARRSRLQELAGDARTLIFYESSHRVAESLADMRDVFGEAREGVLARELTKLFETVIGEPLGELATRVANDPDQQRGECVILVAGRGEEADAREAEGRRVFAILREELPPAKAAKLAAAITGAPRKLLYEG
- the mraZ gene encoding division/cell wall cluster transcriptional repressor MraZ is translated as MFQGETAITVDDKGRLAIPTAYRELVADACANRLVITYNPFESGCLWLFPYAEWEKVRDQVNGLSKVKAAHRDMQMKLVGAAAVVEPDSAVRILLPASQRATTGIEKKAVLLGMGNKFELWSEQAHLAKIRQTIGEDEITDDMAELQL
- the rsmH gene encoding 16S rRNA (cytosine(1402)-N(4))-methyltransferase RsmH: MAERLVHIPVMLGEAVEGLAVQAGGRYLDGTFGRGGHARAVLLRLGPDGRLLLMDRDPTAIATAQTEFASDPRVSIRHANFSSMAEWSETAGGLDGILLDLGVSSPQLDEAARGFSFMADAPLDMRMDTTQGESAADFLAHASEKEIADVLWIYGEERFSRKIARAIVEDRAENPITRTGQLAALIERLIGRREPGKHPATRSFQALRIRVNGELEALDRGLNAALDLLKVGGRLSIISFHSLEDRAVKLFIRDHSGRVQGSRRGPPVAAAPARLAAVGKAQFPSEQELSVNPRSRSAVLRVAEKLA
- the ftsL gene encoding cell division protein FtsL, which encodes MKVLGGLFMLILIAAVLSSAITVVWTRHESRVLFVELTRLQNQRDDLNIEYGKLELEQATWAEPRRVDDEARQALGMVNPKPQDIQLVRR